A region of Ictidomys tridecemlineatus isolate mIctTri1 chromosome 4, mIctTri1.hap1, whole genome shotgun sequence DNA encodes the following proteins:
- the Fam181b gene encoding protein FAM181B, translated as MAVQAALLSTHPFVPFGFGGSPDGLGSTFGALDKGCCFEDEEAGAPAGALLSGAEGGDVREATRDLLSFIDSASSNIKLALDKPGKSKRKVNHRKYLQKQIKRCNGLMGAAPPGPPSPSAADTPAKRPLAAPSASTAAAPVHGKAAPRREASQAAAAASLQSRSLAALFDSLRHVSGGAEPVGGAVAVPVTGLGGSSSGGAGGEASGPAGGSAVPGARKVPLRARNLPPSFFTEPSRAGGGGGGCGPSGPGVSLGDLEKGAEAVEFFELLGSDYGAGTEAGVLLAAEPLDVFPTGAAALRGPLELEPGLFEPPPAMVGNLLYPEPWSAPSCAPTKKSPMAAARGGLTLNESLRPLYPAPSDSPGGEDGTGHLASFAPFFPDCTLPPPPPPPHQVSYDYSAGYSRAAYSSLWRPDGVWEGAPGEEGAHRD; from the coding sequence ATGGCGGTGCAGGCGGCGCTCCTTAGCACGCACCCCTTCGTGCCCTTCGGCTTCGGAGGCTCCCCGGACGGACTGGGGAGCACCTTCGGAGCCCTAGACAAGGGCTGCTGTTTCGAGGACGAGGAGGCTGGGGCGCCGGCGGGAGCGCTGCTGTCGGGAGCAGAAGGAGGGGACGTACGCGAGGCCACTCGAGATCTACTCAGCTTTATCGACTCGGCGTCCAGCAACATCAAGCTAGCGCTGGATAAGCCCGGCAAGTCGAAGCGGAAGGTGAACCACCGCAAGTACCTGCAGAAGCAGATCAAGCGCTGCAATGGCCTCATGGGCGCCGCGCCCCCGGGCCCACCCTCCCCCAGCGCGGCCGACACGCCCGCCAAGCGGCCGCTAGCCGCCCCCAGCGCTTCGACGGCCGCGGCGCCGGTGCATGGCAAGGCCGCCCCCCGGCGGGAGGCGTCGCAGGCCGCGGCAGCCGCCAGCCTACAAAGCCGAAGTCTGGCAGCGCTGTTTGACTCGCTGCGCCACGTCTCCGGGGGCGCCGAGCCAGTGGGGGGTGCGGTGGCAGTGCCAGTGACCGGCCTTGGAGGATCGAGCTCCGGGGGCGCGGGAGGGGAAGCGTCTGGCCCCGCCGGGGGCTCAGCGGTCCCGGGCGCAAGGAAGGTCCCACTGCGGGCCCGAAATCTGCCCCCGTCCTTCTTCACTGAGCCCTCCCGGGcgggcggtggcggcggcgggtGTGGCCCGTCGGGGCCTGGCGTGAGCTTGGGCGACCTGGAGAAAGGGGCGGAGGCCGTGGAGTTCTTCGAGTTGCTGGGGTCAGACTACGGCGCCGGCACCGAGGCGGGCGTCTTGCTTGCCGCAGAGCCTCTCGACGTGTTCCCCACCGGAGCCGCTGCCCTGCGCGGACCCTTGGAGCTGGAGCCTGGCCTTTTTGAGCCCCCGCCAGCGATGGTGGGAAACCTACTATACCCTGAGCCCTGGAGCGCCCCGAGCTGTGCCCCGACCAAGAAGTCGCCCATGGCTGCAGCCCGCGGCGGTTTGACCTTGAACGAGTCCTTGCGCCCCCTGTACCCTGCTCCCTCGGACTCTCCCGGCGGCGAGGACGGGACCGGCCATTTGGCCTCTTTCGCCCCCTTCTTCCCGGACTGCaccctgccgccgccgccgccgccgccgcatcAGGTGTCCTATGATTATAGCGCGGGCTACAGCCGCGCAGCTTACTCCAGCCTTTGGAGACCGGATGGTGTTTGGGAAGGGGCCCCGGGGGAGGAGGGGGCGCACCGGGACTGA